In Marivirga salinae, a single window of DNA contains:
- a CDS encoding acyloxyacyl hydrolase: MNLKSITVAFFCIFLLQSPVYSQQQNYFIPEILSGSIVPNYMNGPAFGPRIGLAVTYYKQSTEENKTNLYYKYPLLGFQAGFHRLGNPFVYGNEINFMPVLGLNLKKGMFQWGIGASYFTKTHKQNELNQSIGSHLNWAFQWMYYRSLSITENKNIRLGIGYHHSSNGHTQLPNYGLNSAVFSIALTPNGLRKSNFNKEKIPKSRNLFLLARSGIGIHELGSTTSPVGGEKKLVFSNSIGVGFTFREHFRWYAGFGTRHYQHYADSIANSPELQDLNVHPNNHFFMMGIEYLVYHVGISIEGGINLSKPFYYHFAKDYENTESIKYTLKKIFPSRMGLKLYLINTAKKPKHNVYISAHINANFGQADFSEASLGYVYNFN; the protein is encoded by the coding sequence ATGAATCTGAAAAGTATAACTGTTGCTTTTTTCTGTATTTTTTTACTACAGTCACCAGTATATTCACAGCAGCAAAATTACTTTATCCCTGAAATCTTAAGCGGTTCAATCGTACCTAATTATATGAATGGCCCAGCCTTTGGACCAAGAATAGGATTGGCTGTCACTTATTATAAACAATCAACTGAAGAAAATAAAACAAATCTATATTACAAATATCCCCTTTTAGGTTTTCAAGCTGGTTTTCATAGATTAGGCAATCCATTTGTTTATGGAAATGAAATAAATTTTATGCCTGTATTAGGATTAAACTTAAAAAAAGGCATGTTCCAATGGGGAATTGGCGCCTCTTATTTTACCAAAACCCACAAGCAAAACGAACTAAACCAATCAATAGGAAGTCATTTGAACTGGGCTTTTCAATGGATGTATTATAGAAGCTTAAGCATAACAGAAAATAAAAATATCCGCTTAGGCATTGGCTACCATCATTCCTCTAATGGTCATACACAATTACCGAATTATGGTCTCAATTCTGCTGTATTTTCAATAGCCCTCACTCCTAATGGATTGCGAAAATCAAATTTTAATAAAGAAAAAATCCCTAAAAGCAGAAATTTATTTCTCTTGGCAAGAAGCGGAATTGGTATACATGAATTAGGAAGTACGACTTCACCTGTTGGAGGAGAAAAGAAATTGGTATTTAGCAACAGTATAGGTGTTGGTTTCACCTTCAGAGAACACTTCAGGTGGTATGCAGGATTTGGAACACGACATTATCAACATTATGCTGATTCAATTGCGAACAGTCCAGAATTACAGGATTTAAATGTTCACCCTAATAATCATTTTTTCATGATGGGAATTGAATATTTAGTATACCATGTGGGGATTTCAATTGAAGGAGGTATTAATCTATCTAAACCTTTTTATTATCATTTCGCAAAGGATTATGAAAATACTGAGAGTATAAAGTATACTTTGAAAAAAATATTCCCGAGCAGAATGGGACTAAAATTATATCTTATTAATACCGCAAAAAAGCCCAAACATAATGTATATATTTCGGCTCATATTAATGCAAATTTCGGTCAGGCAGACTTTTCAGAAGCGAGCTTGGGATATGTTTATAACTTCAATTGA
- a CDS encoding sensor histidine kinase, producing MKYWGEYKIRLAKTILGQQKAIQNLSYYRNQLFYYIVLYTLVFSPIAIVPGIFASYQTGFINLAILNALTFLILLVLAFIKPIKIETRKLILVSFLFIISWTLLFELKLEGPGLMYLFTVTIVTCLIHSGKVAYLLILINSIILSLIGLNIEFQWLSLAISEGQSITTWFGVVVNLIFLSIIIVACFEVIFKKLEKIIIQQRQLNEIVNQDNQKMLDAQKVLKEKNEELNQFAHTIAHDLKEPLRSMQAFAHLTISKYKESIPEKGQEFLTHIQTSSERMALLLDSLLNYAQIGKGKQMSAFSVKELVKELERDLSQLIEENEAKVIYNGLPEIVGYEIEFKQLLQNLIANAIKFKKDEEDIEVKIEANEKDQHWEFLVADNGIGIDPKYKEKIFTIFHRLHKDKFPGTGLGLANCKKIVEIHGGKIWVDSEPEVGSTFIFTISKNLENSVKNE from the coding sequence ATGAAGTACTGGGGGGAGTATAAAATTAGGTTGGCTAAAACAATTCTGGGTCAACAAAAAGCAATACAGAACTTATCATATTACCGTAATCAGCTATTTTATTACATAGTATTATATACTTTAGTTTTCTCTCCTATTGCAATTGTCCCTGGCATTTTCGCCTCTTATCAAACAGGTTTTATTAATCTCGCTATATTAAATGCTCTTACTTTTCTTATTTTATTAGTATTAGCCTTTATCAAACCTATCAAAATTGAAACCAGAAAATTAATTTTGGTTTCATTTCTATTTATAATTTCATGGACTTTATTATTTGAATTGAAATTAGAAGGACCTGGATTAATGTATCTGTTTACAGTTACTATTGTTACTTGCCTTATTCACTCTGGTAAAGTAGCCTATCTATTGATATTGATTAATTCAATAATTTTAAGTTTAATTGGTTTAAATATTGAATTTCAATGGCTTTCTTTAGCAATTTCAGAAGGACAATCTATCACCACATGGTTTGGAGTTGTGGTAAACCTAATTTTCTTAAGCATTATTATTGTTGCTTGTTTTGAAGTAATATTTAAAAAGTTAGAAAAAATCATTATTCAACAGAGGCAACTAAACGAAATTGTAAATCAGGATAATCAAAAAATGTTAGATGCTCAGAAAGTCCTGAAAGAGAAAAATGAAGAGCTCAATCAGTTCGCTCATACTATAGCTCATGATTTAAAAGAACCTTTAAGATCAATGCAAGCATTTGCGCATTTAACCATTAGCAAGTATAAAGAATCTATACCTGAAAAGGGACAGGAATTTTTGACCCATATTCAAACTTCCTCTGAAAGAATGGCGCTTTTGTTAGATTCCTTGTTGAATTACGCTCAAATAGGTAAAGGAAAGCAAATGTCTGCTTTTTCTGTGAAAGAATTAGTTAAAGAGTTAGAGAGAGACCTTAGTCAATTAATAGAAGAAAATGAAGCAAAGGTAATTTATAATGGTTTACCAGAAATAGTCGGATATGAAATAGAATTCAAACAATTGCTTCAAAATCTAATTGCTAATGCTATCAAATTCAAAAAAGATGAAGAAGACATTGAAGTTAAAATTGAAGCAAATGAGAAAGATCAGCACTGGGAATTTTTAGTGGCTGATAATGGTATAGGAATTGATCCTAAATACAAAGAAAAAATATTTACTATTTTCCATAGATTGCATAAAGACAAATTTCCTGGAACTGGATTAGGCCTAGCAAATTGTAAAAAAATAGTAGAAATACATGGAGGCAAAATTTGGGTAGATTCAGAACCAGAAGTAGGAAGCACCTTTATTTTCACGATCAGCAAGAATTTAGAAAATAGTGTTAAAAATGAATAA
- a CDS encoding chromosome segregation protein SMC, whose protein sequence is MSEESKNSNLSELENENKNSKRNMIIIAFIVIIVAVIGVKFYLDSEKENEQLQANLEQTYGELDSISSQLDLKIAEIESLGGDITELQLIRKNLESEKEELKKSNNWAANQIQQYKDKVGGYEELLNLQDEKIAKLEAINKKLLTENTDLKSEKNVLNDSISRLRNNREELEDKVAVASRLKAENIKIIAVNSRGRERDDKEYKPRHIEKLKIQFNLAENSVAQPEGKDIILRVINPVGNALFDVATGSGSFMINGKEMFYTAKQEILFDNTQQELSFIYDRGEEYEEGVYQLELYADDYLIGKEKFIVN, encoded by the coding sequence ATGTCAGAGGAATCAAAAAATTCTAATTTAAGTGAATTAGAAAATGAGAATAAAAACTCAAAAAGAAATATGATTATCATTGCTTTCATAGTGATAATTGTAGCTGTTATTGGTGTCAAATTTTATCTAGATTCTGAAAAAGAAAACGAGCAATTACAAGCAAACTTAGAGCAGACCTACGGTGAATTAGACAGTATAAGCAGTCAACTAGATTTGAAAATAGCAGAAATAGAGTCGTTAGGTGGAGATATTACTGAACTTCAGCTTATTAGAAAAAATTTAGAATCTGAAAAAGAAGAGTTAAAGAAGTCTAATAATTGGGCTGCAAATCAAATTCAGCAATATAAAGACAAAGTAGGAGGTTATGAAGAGCTATTAAACCTTCAGGATGAAAAAATTGCAAAATTAGAAGCTATTAATAAGAAGTTACTAACAGAAAACACTGATTTAAAATCTGAAAAAAATGTTTTGAATGATAGTATTTCCAGACTAAGAAATAATAGAGAAGAATTAGAAGATAAAGTTGCAGTTGCTTCAAGATTAAAGGCTGAAAATATTAAAATAATTGCTGTTAATTCAAGAGGACGTGAAAGAGATGATAAAGAATATAAGCCACGGCATATTGAAAAATTAAAAATTCAATTCAATTTAGCTGAAAACAGTGTTGCGCAACCAGAAGGGAAAGATATCATTTTAAGAGTTATTAATCCCGTAGGAAATGCCTTATTTGATGTAGCAACAGGTTCAGGTTCTTTTATGATAAATGGCAAAGAAATGTTCTATACTGCAAAGCAAGAGATCCTTTTTGATAATACTCAGCAAGAGCTTTCTTTTATTTATGATAGAGGTGAAGAATATGAAGAAGGTGTTTACCAATTAGAGCTATATGCAGACGATTACTTGATAGGTAAAGAAAAATTCATAGTTAACTAG
- the rpsR gene encoding 30S ribosomal protein S18 produces the protein MTLHNEPINQKKQDNQKKYCRFKRYGIKYIDYKDPNFLLKFVNEQGKLLPSRITGTSAKYQKKVAQAVKRARHIALLPYVTDSLK, from the coding sequence ATGACACTTCATAACGAGCCAATTAACCAGAAAAAGCAGGATAATCAAAAGAAATATTGCCGATTCAAAAGATACGGTATCAAATATATTGATTACAAAGATCCTAACTTCTTATTGAAGTTTGTAAATGAGCAAGGTAAATTATTACCAAGCAGAATTACAGGAACAAGTGCAAAATATCAGAAAAAAGTGGCGCAGGCAGTAAAAAGAGCAAGACACATTGCTTTATTACCTTATGTTACTGATTCATTAAAATAA
- a CDS encoding CHAT domain-containing protein — MLKYSIFLILFSISTFSFGQLLSEDYHKAISESRSNNIDQLINQVKSLESSLENRALIAELYFLKGRNDLAKDLLEQILNKESNSISKSSEIHARLLKNYGLLLWNAGKDDQALEYLRQSLKYYGQIEGIGKVNEADLFNNIGLVFSQTNDDEAIRNYEKALEIYETDVAKYLDKIIQISINISLVEVNQGNYVNALRLLNEALGKWNEAHQKGLPTEGFIKANIGAVYLNTDQFILAEDYFNEAKEIYQQNYGTRHSELANVFAQLSELKLKQQEYEESLSYIQRALKANSFKFEKLQFTSNPKADDVNNLDLQVVLLLRKASILENYYFGYSLKRDHLIFALDAIDLADELLVNMRASTNNKKDLLDLSALSAELYEDGQRISLQLDDVTLLGDKYIHKAFSYSEKSKSSMLYNAVIEAEAKSFARIPNELLEKEKSLTSQMAYLNNQISLESDQMELNYLRDRYFQVKSEFQKFINDLEKVYPDYFNLKHQNKEVEVTNIQEKLMLGEIIFEYSMAPKTNEIYLYTITKDDFSFNRIYFKDEIIKYIKAYRNTMVYNLPGSFKEISFSLFNYLFPKGIKGDINKLIIVPDGELSTIPFDALIQNEIKENDQAFYELDYLIQDYEINYAYSASLYNSQFNKEYVNESLLISPVEFGNEIPALPASEEEAEHFISWSEKQQIEVNALVKSSATEANFKKSDLESYRFIHLATHGTVNMESPDLSGVYFKQTENGGLSEDGILYVGEIYGLSINAELVVLSACETGLGKINRGEGVMGLGQAFAFSGADNLILSLWKVADNSTSFLMKSFYDNQLDVNKASFSSSLRKAKLDLINSDYSAPYYWAPFILWGK, encoded by the coding sequence ATGCTTAAGTATTCAATTTTTTTAATTCTATTTTCTATTTCAACTTTTTCCTTTGGGCAATTATTATCTGAGGATTACCATAAAGCAATTAGTGAGTCAAGAAGTAATAATATTGATCAATTGATTAATCAAGTAAAGAGTTTAGAGTCTTCTCTAGAAAATAGGGCGTTGATAGCAGAACTCTACTTTTTGAAAGGAAGAAATGATTTGGCGAAAGATTTATTGGAGCAGATTCTGAATAAAGAAAGTAATTCAATTTCCAAAAGCTCTGAAATTCACGCTCGGCTTTTAAAGAATTATGGTCTTTTATTATGGAATGCAGGTAAAGATGATCAAGCATTGGAGTATTTGCGGCAATCCTTAAAGTATTACGGACAAATAGAAGGTATCGGTAAAGTAAATGAAGCTGATTTATTTAATAATATTGGTTTGGTGTTTTCTCAAACTAATGATGATGAAGCCATTCGAAATTATGAAAAAGCTTTAGAGATTTATGAGACTGATGTAGCAAAATATTTAGATAAAATAATCCAGATTTCCATTAATATCAGTTTAGTAGAAGTAAATCAGGGGAATTATGTGAATGCTCTCCGTTTATTGAATGAAGCATTAGGTAAATGGAATGAAGCCCATCAAAAGGGATTGCCAACGGAAGGATTTATAAAAGCAAACATTGGCGCTGTTTACCTGAATACAGATCAATTTATTTTAGCTGAAGATTATTTTAATGAGGCAAAAGAAATATATCAGCAGAATTATGGGACTAGGCATTCGGAATTGGCTAATGTGTTTGCGCAGCTGTCAGAATTGAAATTGAAGCAACAAGAATATGAAGAATCCCTTTCTTATATACAAAGAGCTTTAAAAGCGAATAGTTTTAAATTTGAAAAGCTTCAATTTACATCTAATCCGAAAGCTGATGATGTCAATAATTTAGACCTTCAAGTAGTATTACTTTTACGGAAAGCCAGCATTTTAGAAAACTATTATTTTGGGTATTCACTTAAGAGAGATCATTTGATTTTTGCACTAGATGCAATTGATTTAGCTGATGAATTGTTGGTTAATATGCGAGCTAGTACTAATAATAAAAAAGATCTGTTGGATTTAAGTGCTCTTTCAGCAGAATTGTATGAAGATGGTCAACGAATTTCATTACAATTAGATGATGTTACACTGCTAGGGGATAAGTATATACATAAAGCTTTTTCTTATTCTGAGAAATCAAAATCCTCTATGCTTTATAATGCTGTTATTGAAGCAGAAGCCAAAAGTTTTGCCAGAATTCCCAATGAATTATTGGAGAAGGAAAAATCATTGACAAGTCAAATGGCTTATCTCAATAATCAAATTTCACTAGAATCGGATCAAATGGAATTAAACTATTTGAGAGATCGATATTTTCAAGTGAAAAGCGAATTTCAAAAATTTATTAACGATTTAGAAAAAGTATATCCAGATTATTTTAATCTAAAGCATCAGAACAAAGAAGTAGAAGTCACAAATATTCAAGAAAAATTAATGTTAGGTGAGATCATTTTCGAATATTCCATGGCACCAAAAACGAATGAAATATATCTCTATACAATCACCAAAGATGATTTTTCCTTCAATAGGATCTATTTCAAAGATGAAATTATCAAATATATTAAAGCATACAGAAATACTATGGTCTATAATCTGCCGGGTAGTTTTAAGGAGATATCTTTCAGTCTTTTCAACTATTTGTTTCCAAAAGGAATTAAAGGAGATATAAATAAACTAATTATTGTTCCTGATGGAGAATTATCAACTATACCGTTTGATGCTTTAATTCAGAATGAAATAAAGGAAAATGATCAGGCATTTTATGAATTGGATTATCTGATTCAAGATTATGAAATCAATTATGCTTATTCTGCTAGTTTATATAATAGTCAGTTTAACAAAGAATATGTAAATGAAAGTTTGTTGATCTCACCTGTAGAATTTGGAAATGAAATTCCTGCTTTGCCAGCATCAGAGGAAGAAGCGGAGCATTTTATATCCTGGAGTGAAAAACAACAAATAGAAGTCAATGCGCTGGTTAAATCTTCCGCTACAGAGGCGAATTTCAAAAAATCTGATTTAGAAAGCTATCGTTTTATTCATTTGGCTACCCATGGAACCGTAAATATGGAATCTCCTGATTTATCAGGAGTTTATTTTAAACAGACTGAGAATGGAGGTCTTTCTGAAGATGGGATTTTGTATGTTGGAGAAATTTATGGTTTAAGCATAAATGCTGAATTAGTAGTTTTATCAGCTTGCGAAACAGGCTTGGGTAAGATTAATAGGGGAGAAGGTGTGATGGGATTGGGTCAGGCCTTTGCTTTTTCCGGTGCTGATAATTTGATTTTATCTTTATGGAAAGTAGCCGATAATTCAACCTCTTTTTTAATGAAATCATTTTATGATAATCAATTAGATGTAAATAAAGCTTCATTTTCAAGTTCACTTAGAAAAGCTAAACTTGATTTAATCAACTCAGATTACAGTGCTCCTTATTATTGGGCACCATTTATTTTGTGGGGCAAATAA
- the rpsF gene encoding 30S ribosomal protein S6, with translation MQLNNYETVFILTPVLSDAQMKDAVDKFRKVLEDKKAEIINVEQWGLKKLAYPIQHKSTGFYNLIEFKATPEVVAALELEYRRDEKIMRFLTVALDKHAIEYGERRRKGAFNKPKEQKEEVAK, from the coding sequence ATGCAATTAAACAATTACGAGACGGTATTCATACTTACTCCCGTTTTATCTGATGCACAGATGAAGGATGCTGTCGACAAGTTCAGAAAAGTCTTAGAGGACAAAAAGGCTGAAATCATTAATGTTGAGCAATGGGGCTTAAAAAAATTAGCTTACCCTATTCAGCATAAAAGCACTGGTTTCTATAACCTAATTGAATTTAAGGCGACACCTGAAGTTGTTGCTGCACTGGAGTTGGAGTATAGAAGAGACGAGAAAATCATGAGATTCTTAACAGTAGCTTTAGACAAGCATGCTATAGAATACGGAGAAAGACGCAGAAAAGGCGCATTTAATAAACCTAAAGAACAAAAAGAGGAGGTAGCGAAATGA
- a CDS encoding PAS domain-containing protein, translated as MNIFSRLQRIGVRDNYPEYGNAKIRLSNMAALFIMVFVAVPFSVIAYYYVPELIIIPLLGILVLSLVWVFNRIGAIYLARILVAVTPLLLAATFTANLMNGNDLRPLVLYLIMISFSIIPFLVFDIREKKYLIISAILNFFIFSGVEYLPFLWVENVNLDFITEGFLFQLNYLVAFLLTYVVVFLLAFFNYKSEIKSQQLIEDNKKQTEELHESENVLKKNLEEVQKAQEEEKNRAWVTEGLGRINNLTRQFDDPAALSKEVISEIVKYVDGNQGAIYLVEKEEENDEPFMEMKAAFAFGRRKAIKDKVMPGEGLIGQCFLEKDMIYLTEVPDDFVRIKSGLGDAPPKNIVIMPLMTNEKIEGILEVASFQVLPDYKVDYLKKLGESLATSFSMNKINANTKRLLELSQEQEEQMRSQAEELHQNMEELQATQEEMERKNKETEEQNQQLQQQEEELRQNMEELSAQSDEMEIQMKEMMKMQSEMKAREDILNETTIVSEADLHGTITYVNQKLIDTAKYSREEMIGKGHNLFRHPDMPSEIYKLMWDTIQSGKVFRGIVKNRAKDGSVYWVDATISPVLDADGKPEKYIGVRYVIEQEDVAQKMFDKQLKKLGLK; from the coding sequence ATGAATATTTTTTCTCGCTTACAAAGAATTGGCGTTCGTGACAATTATCCTGAATATGGAAATGCCAAAATCAGATTAAGCAATATGGCAGCATTATTTATTATGGTTTTTGTTGCTGTACCTTTCTCAGTAATAGCTTATTATTATGTACCTGAATTAATTATTATTCCTCTTTTAGGTATTTTAGTATTGTCTTTAGTTTGGGTATTTAATAGAATTGGTGCTATTTATTTGGCTAGAATTTTAGTAGCCGTAACCCCTTTGCTTTTGGCTGCTACTTTTACAGCCAACTTAATGAATGGTAATGATTTAAGACCATTAGTTTTGTATTTAATCATGATTTCTTTTTCTATCATTCCTTTCTTGGTGTTTGATATAAGAGAGAAAAAGTATTTAATCATTTCAGCAATTCTTAATTTCTTTATTTTTAGTGGGGTTGAATATCTACCGTTCCTTTGGGTAGAAAATGTAAACTTAGATTTCATTACGGAAGGATTTCTATTTCAACTTAATTACTTAGTTGCTTTCCTATTGACCTACGTGGTTGTATTTCTTCTTGCTTTTTTTAACTACAAGTCTGAAATAAAAAGCCAACAGCTAATTGAAGACAATAAAAAACAAACTGAAGAGCTTCATGAGTCAGAGAATGTATTGAAAAAGAATTTAGAAGAAGTTCAAAAAGCTCAAGAAGAAGAGAAAAATCGTGCTTGGGTAACTGAAGGATTAGGTCGAATTAATAATTTGACACGTCAATTTGATGATCCAGCAGCTTTATCTAAAGAAGTGATTAGTGAAATCGTTAAATATGTTGATGGCAACCAAGGAGCAATTTATTTGGTGGAAAAAGAAGAAGAAAATGATGAGCCCTTTATGGAAATGAAGGCTGCTTTTGCTTTTGGAAGAAGAAAAGCCATTAAAGATAAAGTTATGCCTGGAGAAGGGTTAATTGGTCAGTGTTTTCTTGAAAAAGATATGATTTACTTAACTGAAGTTCCTGATGACTTTGTTAGGATCAAAAGTGGGTTAGGAGATGCCCCTCCAAAAAACATTGTCATTATGCCTTTGATGACGAATGAAAAAATTGAAGGAATCCTCGAGGTTGCCTCATTTCAGGTTTTGCCTGATTATAAAGTAGATTACCTCAAAAAACTAGGGGAGAGTTTAGCAACATCCTTTAGTATGAATAAAATTAATGCTAATACCAAGCGGTTGTTAGAGCTTTCGCAGGAGCAAGAAGAACAAATGCGATCTCAAGCTGAGGAGTTACATCAAAATATGGAGGAGTTGCAGGCTACTCAAGAGGAAATGGAGCGTAAGAATAAAGAGACTGAGGAACAGAATCAGCAATTGCAGCAACAAGAGGAAGAACTTCGTCAGAATATGGAAGAATTAAGTGCACAGTCTGATGAAATGGAAATTCAAATGAAGGAGATGATGAAAATGCAGTCAGAGATGAAGGCTCGTGAAGATATTCTGAATGAAACTACCATTGTTTCAGAAGCGGACTTACATGGTACTATTACTTATGTAAATCAAAAGCTGATTGACACTGCGAAATATTCTAGAGAGGAAATGATAGGCAAAGGTCATAATCTATTCCGACATCCTGATATGCCTTCCGAAATATATAAATTAATGTGGGATACTATTCAATCTGGGAAAGTATTTAGAGGTATTGTGAAGAATCGGGCTAAAGATGGTTCTGTCTATTGGGTAGATGCCACCATATCACCAGTGTTAGATGCTGATGGTAAGCCAGAAAAATACATAGGAGTTAGATATGTAATAGAACAAGAAGATGTTGCTCAGAAAATGTTTGATAAGCAACTAAAAAAATTAGGATTGAAATAA
- the rplI gene encoding 50S ribosomal protein L9 encodes MEVILTQDINGLGYKNDTVNVKPGYGRNYLIPQGFAIIANNSNAKKIAENIRQAAHKAEKLKNDAQAIADKIGDLTLNIKTKAGESGKIFGAVTTVQIAEALREKGFDIDRKKIAISGDIKQLGEYKANIDLHKEVKKEISLVVEAD; translated from the coding sequence ATGGAAGTAATCTTAACACAAGATATAAATGGATTGGGCTATAAAAATGATACAGTAAACGTTAAGCCCGGATATGGTAGAAATTATTTAATCCCTCAAGGATTTGCTATCATAGCTAATAACTCAAACGCAAAGAAAATTGCTGAAAATATTCGTCAAGCTGCTCATAAAGCAGAGAAATTGAAGAATGATGCTCAAGCAATTGCTGATAAAATTGGTGATTTGACTTTGAATATTAAAACTAAAGCTGGAGAAAGTGGCAAAATATTTGGTGCAGTAACTACTGTTCAAATTGCTGAAGCTTTGAGAGAAAAAGGTTTTGATATTGACAGAAAGAAAATTGCAATCTCAGGAGATATAAAGCAATTAGGAGAATATAAAGCAAATATCGACTTACATAAAGAAGTGAAAAAAGAGATTTCACTAGTTGTGGAAGCTGATTAA
- a CDS encoding DUF2279 domain-containing protein — protein MLNRSIYKLLICFILTSNFVSAQQEDTIQSINKTRLGISAGLTATAYTAGILYLSEVWYKDHERVPMHFYNDNAGWKQMDKVAHAYIAYHQSRVGYEMLKWSGVNENTAIFLGGSLGFIFQLPIEIFDGLYEGYGFSWGDVYANTAGTLLFITQQKFADEQAIKFKFSYFPTSYSKINPRVLGENALESLFTDYNAQTYWLSFNLNRIIPNQRIPDWLNLAIGYSAGGMLSEFENPKWIQGERAPVIN, from the coding sequence ATGTTGAATAGAAGTATATATAAACTACTAATTTGTTTCATTCTTACTTCCAATTTTGTCTCTGCTCAACAGGAAGATACGATCCAATCCATAAATAAAACAAGACTTGGGATTTCTGCTGGATTAACGGCTACTGCATATACTGCAGGTATTTTGTATTTATCAGAAGTATGGTATAAAGATCATGAGCGTGTTCCTATGCATTTTTATAATGATAATGCAGGTTGGAAGCAGATGGATAAAGTGGCACATGCTTACATTGCTTATCATCAGAGCAGGGTCGGTTATGAAATGCTGAAATGGAGTGGTGTAAATGAAAATACAGCTATTTTTTTGGGTGGTAGTTTAGGGTTTATTTTCCAGCTGCCCATTGAAATATTTGATGGTCTTTATGAAGGATATGGTTTTTCTTGGGGAGATGTATATGCTAACACGGCAGGGACTTTATTATTTATTACACAACAAAAATTTGCCGATGAGCAAGCTATTAAGTTTAAGTTTTCATATTTTCCTACTTCATACTCAAAAATAAACCCGCGAGTATTGGGTGAGAATGCATTAGAAAGCTTATTTACGGATTACAATGCCCAAACTTATTGGCTAAGCTTCAATCTCAATAGAATCATTCCAAATCAAAGAATACCTGATTGGCTAAATTTGGCAATTGGTTACAGTGCTGGTGGTATGTTGTCAGAATTTGAGAATCCCAAATGGATTCAAGGAGAGAGGGCTCCAGTAATAAATTGA
- a CDS encoding TetR/AcrR family transcriptional regulator: MITKTKVNRKQQIIEKATQLFQKQGYAATSMRDLAGYIGIEAASLYSHIKSKEEILQTICFQMANDFFQSLEKIELEKLSADEKLKKAVISHVKVLTKDSAASAVFFSEWRHLSESYLKDFLAMRNNYENKFIQILIDGHKEGIFKKMDAKFTVLALLSSINWMPSWYKPEGKLSPEEIAENVTDVFINGLKIRS; encoded by the coding sequence ATGATTACTAAGACTAAAGTAAATAGAAAGCAGCAAATAATAGAAAAAGCTACTCAACTTTTTCAAAAGCAAGGCTATGCTGCAACTAGTATGCGCGATTTAGCAGGCTATATAGGAATTGAAGCAGCAAGCTTATATTCTCACATAAAATCTAAAGAAGAAATACTGCAAACCATTTGTTTTCAAATGGCAAATGATTTTTTTCAGTCATTAGAAAAAATTGAACTAGAAAAATTAAGTGCAGATGAAAAATTAAAGAAAGCGGTGATCTCTCATGTTAAAGTATTAACGAAAGATAGTGCTGCCAGTGCGGTATTCTTTTCAGAGTGGCGACATTTAAGTGAATCATATCTGAAAGATTTTTTGGCAATGCGCAACAATTACGAAAATAAATTTATACAAATATTAATTGATGGTCATAAGGAAGGCATTTTTAAAAAGATGGATGCAAAATTTACAGTTTTAGCATTACTTTCTTCCATCAACTGGATGCCTTCATGGTATAAACCTGAAGGTAAATTAAGTCCAGAGGAAATAGCTGAGAATGTAACAGATGTTTTCATTAACGGACTGAAAATTAGATCATGA